Proteins from a genomic interval of Desulfofustis limnaeus:
- a CDS encoding aldehyde ferredoxin oxidoreductase family protein, whose product MTDRIYRVNMTTLTTSVEPVPQQWAGLGGRGLTSTIVAAEVAPTCHPLGPNNKLVFAPGLLSGTVAANSGRLSAGAKSPLTGTIKEANAGGTAAQLFARCGCKALIIEGLPTDDSWYSLAVTPEGVTITEEKELVGQGNYTVAETLSKRFDGKRGVITIGPAGEMKLRAANISVMDPDGNLRSNGRGGLGAVMGAKRVKFISIDPQGGKVEIAEPEAFKQANRTFAKALVNNPISQTLATYGTNVLVNVINEAGALPTRNFTSGQFAGHNAISGETMHDLIEQRGGVVKHNCHAGCVIQCSQIYNDINKNYKTSGFEYESIWAMGADCCVENLDDIAEADRLMDDIGIDTIETSVAMGVAMEAGVLSFGDGPGVCRMLREEVAKGTPLGRIIGNGAGSVGTAFGVTRVPVVKNQAIPAYDPRTVKGMAITYATTPMGADHTAGYAVATNILNVGGSVDPLSKEGQVELSRNLQIATAAIDSTGMCLFIAFAALDDPNCLPALIDMINARFGIALTGDDVTNLGKSILKTERAFNQAAGFNNADDRLPEFFYTEPLPPHNLVVDFSGEEIDSFWNF is encoded by the coding sequence ATGACTGACAGAATCTACCGGGTCAACATGACCACCCTGACCACCAGTGTCGAACCGGTCCCCCAACAGTGGGCCGGGCTCGGCGGACGCGGGTTGACCTCGACCATCGTTGCCGCCGAGGTGGCTCCCACCTGCCACCCGCTGGGACCGAACAACAAACTGGTTTTCGCACCCGGCCTGTTGTCCGGCACCGTTGCCGCCAACTCCGGGCGTCTCTCCGCCGGCGCCAAGAGCCCGCTGACCGGAACCATCAAGGAGGCCAACGCCGGCGGCACCGCCGCCCAACTGTTCGCCCGCTGCGGGTGCAAGGCCCTGATCATCGAGGGGCTCCCCACAGACGACAGCTGGTACAGTCTTGCCGTCACCCCGGAAGGAGTGACCATCACTGAGGAAAAGGAACTGGTGGGCCAGGGCAACTATACTGTTGCCGAGACCCTGAGCAAACGCTTCGACGGCAAGCGCGGGGTCATCACCATCGGCCCGGCCGGAGAAATGAAACTGCGCGCAGCCAACATCTCGGTCATGGATCCCGACGGTAATCTGCGATCCAACGGCCGCGGCGGGCTGGGTGCGGTGATGGGCGCCAAGCGGGTGAAATTCATCTCCATCGACCCGCAGGGCGGCAAGGTGGAGATCGCCGAACCGGAGGCATTCAAGCAGGCCAATCGGACCTTTGCCAAGGCGCTGGTGAACAACCCCATCAGCCAGACCCTCGCCACCTATGGCACCAACGTGCTGGTCAATGTCATCAACGAGGCCGGGGCCCTGCCCACCCGGAACTTCACCTCCGGTCAATTTGCCGGACACAACGCCATTTCCGGCGAGACCATGCACGACCTCATCGAACAGCGCGGCGGTGTGGTCAAGCATAATTGCCACGCCGGTTGTGTCATTCAATGCTCACAGATTTACAACGATATCAACAAAAACTATAAGACCTCCGGGTTTGAGTACGAATCGATCTGGGCCATGGGCGCCGACTGCTGCGTCGAAAATCTCGATGATATCGCCGAGGCCGACCGCCTGATGGACGACATCGGCATCGACACCATCGAGACCTCGGTGGCCATGGGCGTGGCCATGGAGGCCGGTGTTCTCTCGTTCGGCGACGGCCCCGGGGTCTGCCGCATGCTGCGGGAAGAGGTGGCCAAGGGAACGCCGCTGGGGCGGATCATCGGCAACGGTGCCGGTTCGGTGGGCACCGCCTTTGGCGTCACCCGGGTGCCGGTAGTCAAGAACCAGGCCATACCGGCCTATGATCCCCGTACCGTCAAGGGCATGGCCATCACCTATGCGACCACGCCCATGGGAGCCGATCATACCGCCGGTTACGCCGTCGCCACCAATATTCTCAACGTAGGCGGTTCCGTCGATCCGCTGTCCAAGGAAGGCCAGGTGGAGTTGTCCCGCAATCTGCAGATCGCCACGGCAGCCATCGACTCCACCGGCATGTGCCTGTTCATCGCCTTCGCGGCGCTGGACGATCCCAACTGCCTGCCGGCACTGATCGACATGATCAATGCGCGCTTCGGCATCGCCTTGACTGGGGACGACGTAACCAATCTCGGTAAATCCATCCTGAAAACGGAACGGGCCTTCAACCAGGCTGCCGGTTTCAACAATGCCGACGATCGGTTGCCCGAGTTTTTCTATACCGAACCGTTGCCACCGCACAACCTGGTGGTCGACTTCAGCGGTGAGGAGATCGATTCATTCTGGAATTTTTGA
- a CDS encoding molybdopterin molybdotransferase MoeA: MPTTEPIRDMLGRPALTPVTEARALLLAHLRGPDSTGHQLPLLEALDRVTAAPIIAPEDLPPADRSTMDGFAVIAADTFGASQSSPAYLDIVGEVLMGHPPSDRIRRGTCQRIPTGGLLPEGADGVVMLEHTVTVDETMIEVVRGIGTGTNVIRRGDDIRAGEPALPAGHRLRPQDLGLLAGLGIAEVTVYRRPRVAIIATGDEIVDYRQTAAAGQIRNINSVTLASQVQRCGAVAVDFGIVSDREEVFVATLSRAVAETDLVLFSGGSSVGVRDLGERAFAHLGKPGIIVHGVALKPGKPILIGLCEQTPIFGLPGHPVSAMVCFDLFVKPALSTLAGLPTEAGEPRATISARLTRSINSAAGRLDVIRGRLFLDENGRWAVQPILGRSGAISTMSRANSYFLIEEPSQGLSAGEAVEVYLYQ; this comes from the coding sequence ATGCCCACCACCGAACCCATCCGCGACATGCTCGGCAGACCGGCCCTGACCCCGGTCACTGAAGCTCGCGCCCTACTCCTGGCCCACCTGCGCGGCCCCGATTCGACCGGCCACCAGCTGCCGTTGCTGGAAGCGCTCGATCGAGTAACCGCCGCCCCGATCATCGCCCCGGAGGACCTGCCACCCGCCGATCGCTCCACCATGGACGGTTTCGCGGTGATCGCCGCCGACACCTTCGGCGCCTCCCAATCATCCCCCGCCTATCTCGACATCGTCGGCGAGGTGCTGATGGGACACCCCCCCTCCGACCGGATCAGACGGGGTACCTGCCAGCGGATTCCCACCGGGGGGCTGCTCCCCGAGGGCGCCGACGGCGTGGTCATGCTTGAACACACCGTCACCGTGGACGAGACGATGATCGAGGTGGTCCGGGGTATCGGCACCGGCACCAACGTCATCCGCCGGGGTGACGATATCCGTGCCGGCGAGCCGGCGCTGCCCGCCGGCCACCGACTGCGCCCGCAGGACCTGGGCCTGCTGGCCGGACTCGGAATCGCCGAGGTGACGGTCTACCGCCGCCCCCGCGTCGCCATCATCGCCACCGGCGATGAAATAGTCGATTATCGCCAGACGGCGGCTGCCGGCCAGATCCGAAACATCAATTCGGTTACCCTGGCCTCGCAGGTCCAGCGCTGCGGAGCAGTAGCCGTTGATTTCGGCATCGTCTCCGATCGCGAGGAGGTGTTCGTCGCCACCTTGTCCAGGGCCGTCGCCGAAACCGATCTGGTACTCTTTTCCGGAGGCAGCTCCGTGGGGGTACGCGACCTCGGCGAACGCGCCTTTGCCCATCTCGGTAAACCCGGCATCATCGTCCACGGAGTCGCCCTCAAGCCGGGGAAACCGATCCTTATCGGCCTCTGCGAACAGACCCCGATCTTCGGTCTCCCCGGTCATCCGGTCTCAGCCATGGTCTGCTTCGATCTCTTCGTCAAGCCGGCCCTGTCGACCCTGGCCGGTTTGCCGACCGAGGCCGGCGAGCCACGAGCGACGATCTCGGCGCGTCTTACCCGCAGCATCAACTCGGCAGCCGGACGCTTGGATGTCATACGCGGCCGTTTATTTCTCGATGAAAACGGCCGGTGGGCCGTACAACCCATTCTCGGCAGGTCCGGCGCCATCTCGACCATGTCGCGAGCCAACAGCTACTTTCTGATCGAAGAACCAAGCCAAGGCCTGTCTGCCGGTGAAGCGGTGGAGGTATATCTTTATCAATGA
- a CDS encoding VOC family protein codes for MQIEGLDHLVLTVRDLDRTVAFYTDVLGMRREVGPTGRVSLHFGRQKINLHLAAHEFQPCAADPTPGSADLCLLVGSSVAAVCRELAGKDVPVVDGPVQRTGAAGPLLSVYIRDPDGNLIELSHYQHHVPGLIDRPISR; via the coding sequence ATGCAGATTGAAGGATTGGATCATCTGGTCTTGACGGTGCGCGATCTCGATCGGACGGTCGCTTTTTATACCGATGTTCTCGGGATGCGCCGGGAGGTTGGCCCCACCGGTCGGGTGTCCCTGCACTTCGGCCGGCAGAAGATCAACCTGCACCTGGCCGCCCATGAGTTCCAACCGTGTGCGGCTGATCCCACGCCAGGGTCGGCCGACCTCTGTTTGCTGGTCGGGTCGTCGGTGGCAGCGGTCTGTCGGGAACTGGCCGGCAAGGACGTGCCGGTGGTGGACGGCCCGGTTCAGCGGACCGGTGCTGCCGGGCCCTTGCTCTCGGTTTATATCCGCGATCCCGACGGGAACCTGATCGAGTTGTCTCACTATCAACACCACGTGCCCGGCCTGATCGACCGACCGATTTCCCGGTAG
- a CDS encoding acylphosphatase, translating into MEQKVIKARVSGIVQGVCFREYTRRTATHLGLRGWVKNCSDGTVETVFGGTPDQVQEMIDWLHRGSPHSHVERVHIQSVETELDPLPFRIVF; encoded by the coding sequence ATGGAACAAAAAGTCATCAAGGCCCGCGTTTCCGGAATCGTCCAAGGTGTTTGCTTCCGCGAGTACACCCGGCGCACAGCCACCCACCTGGGCCTGCGCGGCTGGGTAAAAAACTGCAGCGACGGAACCGTCGAGACGGTCTTCGGCGGAACGCCCGACCAGGTACAGGAGATGATCGATTGGCTGCACCGGGGCTCGCCCCATTCACACGTAGAACGGGTCCACATACAAAGCGTGGAGACGGAGCTTGATCCCCTGCCCTTTCGCATCGTTTTCTGA
- a CDS encoding MoaD/ThiS family protein — MRLTVKLFATFRVNRFSSAEQDYPEGTPVGAIIDAIGIDRQEVGITMLNSRHCRMDTVPQQGDVLAIFPVIGGG; from the coding sequence ATGAGATTGACCGTTAAACTGTTCGCCACTTTTCGCGTCAACCGGTTCAGCAGCGCCGAGCAGGACTACCCGGAAGGGACGCCGGTCGGAGCCATTATCGATGCGATCGGCATTGACCGGCAGGAAGTGGGCATCACCATGCTCAACTCACGTCACTGCCGCATGGATACCGTCCCGCAACAGGGTGACGTGCTGGCCATCTTCCCGGTTATCGGCGGCGGTTAG
- a CDS encoding PLP-dependent aminotransferase family protein, with the protein MNDHFADRMHDVPRSFIREILKVTLEPDIISFAGGLPNRAFFPIEPLRIAADKVFREKGGDCLQYSNSEGLVELRGYIARRYKQSQGITVAPEQILITNGSQQALDLLAKVLLNDGESVVMEEPGYLGAIQALSLYRPRFAPVAVHREGMDCAQLAEVVERNKPRLMYTVPNFQNPSGITYDADNRRAVAEIISQREVVLVEDDPYGDLRFSGSAVPSFYHLLPEQTVLLGSFSKTVVPGFRLGWIVAPVELHEKLLIAKQAADLHTCNFTQYVLLQFLTDNDLDHHIAAIVGAYGRQCRAMVAAIDRMFPAGVTCTRPDGGMFLWGTLPEGLRAMDLFERAVTRRVVFVPGEPFYTRPVSSATFRLNFSCVDEPVIEEGIGRLAEALKEMIEG; encoded by the coding sequence ATGAACGATCACTTTGCCGATAGAATGCATGATGTTCCTCGTTCATTCATCCGGGAGATCCTCAAGGTCACGCTGGAACCAGATATCATCTCCTTTGCCGGCGGGCTGCCCAACCGCGCCTTTTTCCCCATTGAACCGCTGCGCATCGCCGCCGACAAGGTCTTTCGGGAAAAGGGCGGTGACTGCCTGCAGTACAGCAACTCCGAAGGGTTGGTAGAGCTGCGCGGCTACATCGCCCGGCGCTATAAGCAGAGCCAGGGCATCACGGTTGCGCCGGAGCAGATCCTGATCACCAACGGCAGCCAGCAGGCCCTTGATCTGCTGGCCAAGGTATTGCTCAACGACGGTGAATCGGTGGTCATGGAAGAACCGGGATATCTGGGGGCCATCCAGGCGCTCTCGTTGTACCGGCCCCGTTTTGCGCCGGTTGCCGTGCACCGGGAGGGCATGGATTGCGCTCAGCTGGCCGAGGTGGTCGAACGGAACAAGCCGCGATTGATGTACACCGTTCCCAACTTTCAAAATCCGTCCGGCATCACCTACGACGCTGACAATCGCCGTGCGGTGGCGGAGATCATCTCCCAGCGGGAGGTGGTGCTCGTGGAGGACGATCCGTATGGCGACCTGCGGTTCAGCGGCAGCGCGGTACCGTCGTTCTATCATCTGCTACCCGAACAGACCGTCCTGCTCGGGTCCTTTTCCAAGACCGTTGTGCCCGGATTTCGTCTTGGCTGGATCGTCGCCCCCGTCGAACTTCACGAAAAGCTGCTGATTGCCAAACAGGCGGCGGACCTGCACACCTGCAACTTCACTCAGTACGTACTGTTGCAGTTTCTTACAGACAACGATCTGGATCATCACATTGCCGCCATCGTCGGTGCCTACGGCCGGCAGTGCCGAGCCATGGTGGCGGCCATCGACCGGATGTTTCCGGCCGGGGTCACCTGTACCCGTCCGGATGGCGGGATGTTCCTCTGGGGTACGCTGCCGGAGGGTTTACGGGCCATGGATCTGTTTGAACGAGCGGTTACCCGCCGGGTAGTCTTCGTGCCGGGTGAGCCGTTTTATACCAGGCCGGTATCTTCGGCCACCTTCCGGCTCAATTTTTCCTGTGTGGATGAGCCGGTTATCGAAGAGGGTATCGGGCGACTCGCCGAGGCCCTCAAGGAAATGATCGAGGGCTGA
- the yjgA gene encoding ribosome biogenesis factor YjgA produces MAEISRSEQKRLLKQVEATARECLELSETEVGRLGLDDQLREALAVCRSIDGGGALKRQIKYVAKLLRSEDLPAIQRFLREKKGSKLDADRLFHDAEQWRDRIVNDAISSLEAHRRREEPWPTNWSSAAIDEVMVSFPDLDEHDLRQNAHHYARSRKKMYYRELFRIVRAAAEKQRQRETLAEQGVLQRVNTP; encoded by the coding sequence GTGGCCGAGATAAGCCGATCTGAACAAAAGCGCCTGCTCAAACAGGTGGAGGCCACCGCCCGGGAGTGTCTGGAACTCAGCGAGACGGAGGTGGGTAGACTCGGCCTCGACGATCAGCTCCGGGAGGCGTTGGCCGTGTGCCGCAGCATCGATGGCGGTGGGGCCCTGAAACGGCAGATCAAGTATGTGGCCAAGCTGTTGCGCAGTGAGGACCTGCCGGCGATTCAACGCTTCCTCCGGGAGAAAAAGGGGTCGAAGCTCGATGCAGATCGACTCTTCCATGACGCCGAGCAGTGGCGCGACCGGATCGTCAACGACGCTATCAGTTCCCTGGAAGCCCATCGCCGCAGAGAGGAACCGTGGCCGACGAACTGGTCCAGCGCCGCCATCGATGAGGTAATGGTTAGTTTCCCCGACCTGGACGAGCACGATCTGCGCCAGAATGCACATCACTATGCGCGAAGCAGAAAAAAGATGTATTATCGTGAATTGTTCCGGATCGTCAGGGCTGCCGCAGAGAAGCAGAGACAACGGGAAACCCTTGCCGAACAAGGGGTTCTGCAGCGTGTGAACACCCCTTGA
- the gpmI gene encoding 2,3-bisphosphoglycerate-independent phosphoglycerate mutase: MADYNLRQLPGYKPSPGPVVTVIMDGIGLGGGDSSDGVRVAYTPVLDRLLTEPLMTTLKAHGVAVGLPSDDDMGNSEVGHNALGAGRVFSQGAKLVNEAFASGSLFKGAAWRQIDERCRRGGTLHLIGLVSDGNVHSHITHLYRLLEQSREDGFGRVRIHGLLDGRDVGQKSALDYFQPLEQRCRELSRTGYDCCIASGGGRMVTTMDRYEADWSVVRRGWQAHVLGRGRQFGSAVEAIETSYREDPSLTDQYMDAFVVADNGRPVGTIEDGDAVILFNFRGDRAIELSRAFEESDFQAFDRERVPDVFFAGMMEYDGDAKIPANFLVEPPAIQGTLGSYLCASGVSSLAVSETQKFGHVTYFWNGNRTGYIDNSLENYVEIESDRIAFDLRPWMKAAEITDQAVAAVISGKYRFIRLNYPNGDMVGHTGVEAAIRIAVETVDLCLGRLLAAVEKARGIAVITADHGNADCMWTEKNGRRTPMVAHTRNPVPFIVKDFGSGNEFALNPLERRGLTNVAATLCLLLGYQPPAQYDPPLLRLRN; this comes from the coding sequence ATGGCTGACTATAACTTACGGCAACTACCGGGATACAAACCGTCACCAGGCCCGGTGGTCACCGTCATTATGGATGGGATCGGATTGGGGGGCGGAGACAGCAGCGACGGTGTCAGGGTAGCGTATACTCCGGTCCTTGACCGTCTGCTGACCGAGCCGCTGATGACCACGCTCAAGGCGCACGGTGTCGCCGTCGGTCTGCCCAGCGACGATGATATGGGAAATTCCGAAGTCGGGCATAACGCGCTCGGGGCGGGGCGTGTATTCTCCCAGGGTGCAAAACTGGTTAACGAGGCCTTCGCTTCGGGCTCGCTGTTTAAGGGGGCTGCCTGGAGGCAGATTGACGAGCGTTGCCGTCGAGGCGGGACGCTGCATCTCATCGGGTTGGTTTCAGACGGTAATGTCCACTCCCATATCACTCATTTATATCGACTGCTCGAGCAGAGCCGAGAGGACGGTTTCGGCCGGGTTCGAATACACGGGCTGCTGGACGGCCGCGATGTCGGCCAGAAGAGCGCGCTCGATTATTTCCAGCCGCTGGAGCAACGATGTCGGGAACTGTCCCGTACCGGTTACGATTGCTGCATCGCTTCGGGCGGCGGCCGGATGGTGACCACCATGGATCGGTACGAGGCGGACTGGAGCGTCGTCCGCCGGGGCTGGCAGGCGCACGTGCTCGGCCGGGGCCGGCAGTTCGGGTCGGCGGTGGAAGCGATCGAGACCTCCTACCGGGAAGACCCCTCATTGACTGATCAGTATATGGATGCTTTCGTGGTGGCCGACAACGGCCGGCCCGTCGGCACCATCGAAGATGGGGATGCGGTCATCCTCTTCAATTTCCGCGGCGACCGGGCCATCGAATTGTCTCGAGCCTTTGAAGAGAGCGATTTCCAGGCCTTTGACCGGGAGCGTGTGCCCGACGTGTTCTTCGCCGGCATGATGGAATATGACGGTGATGCGAAGATCCCGGCCAACTTCCTGGTCGAACCGCCGGCCATCCAGGGAACGCTCGGTTCCTATCTCTGCGCTTCCGGGGTGAGTTCGCTGGCGGTTTCAGAGACCCAGAAATTCGGTCATGTCACCTATTTCTGGAACGGCAATCGCACGGGCTATATCGATAATTCCCTGGAGAACTATGTGGAGATCGAGTCGGATCGGATTGCCTTCGACCTCCGTCCGTGGATGAAAGCCGCCGAGATCACCGATCAGGCCGTCGCCGCAGTCATTTCCGGGAAATACCGTTTTATCCGCCTGAACTACCCGAATGGCGATATGGTTGGTCATACCGGAGTCGAGGCGGCCATCCGCATCGCGGTGGAGACGGTCGACCTCTGTTTGGGCAGGCTGTTGGCGGCGGTGGAGAAGGCCAGAGGCATTGCCGTGATCACGGCCGATCATGGCAACGCCGACTGCATGTGGACGGAAAAAAACGGCAGGCGGACCCCGATGGTGGCCCACACCCGTAATCCGGTTCCCTTCATCGTCAAGGATTTCGGGAGCGGCAACGAATTTGCCCTCAATCCGTTGGAACGTCGCGGGCTGACCAACGTGGCCGCGACCCTGTGCCTGCTGCTTGGTTACCAGCCGCCGGCGCAGTACGATCCGCCGCTGCTGCGGTTGCGGAACTGA
- a CDS encoding molybdopterin biosynthesis protein: MNRHTIYVTNQPLAAARRAWQEALEEIGFFRRRPQETVRVEQALGRLTAAPVFALHSSPSYPAAAMDGIALFFGDLSTASERNPVILGPDRFLRVNTGNAIADRFNAVVMSEDIHWLDDGRVELTSPATPWQHVRTVGEDIVATELIIPEGQAIRPIDIGAMLAAGVVEVAVRRPPRVIVIPTGSELIDPGQPVQPGQIIEFNSRVLSGYLSEWGAHTAVHPPVPDDPELLLRALRAAVEQADVVITNAGASAGSKDFSNHVIGSMGSVIVHGVAIKPGKPVILATAGETPVIGLPGYPISALLTLRLFVRDMIYGFLGRETPAPRNTEAIMSRPMPSPMGVDEFVRVTLGRVGDNLIATPSGKGAGSVMSMVRADGMITIGAGSEGIGAGERVQVELLRRRSEVDATLVMIGSHDNILDLLANHLHRLHPPIRLSSAHVGSMGGIMAIKRGEAHLAGSHLLDEQTGEYNISFIKRFLPNLPLRLINLCYRQQGLLVAKGNPKQISSLADIAERGLRFINRQKGAGTRLLTDSMLRATGLDADRLNGYNHEEYTHMNIAAAVASGSADAGMGIRAAAVALDVDFVPLVEERYDLIVPESFMHDPRVGAALDLITADAECRNKIIGLGGYSLRDAGTIMYQQ; the protein is encoded by the coding sequence ATGAATCGACACACCATTTACGTGACCAATCAGCCGCTTGCGGCAGCCCGCCGCGCCTGGCAAGAGGCCCTGGAGGAGATCGGTTTTTTCCGGCGCCGGCCCCAGGAAACCGTCAGGGTTGAACAGGCGCTGGGACGCCTCACCGCCGCACCGGTCTTCGCCCTCCACTCCTCACCGTCCTACCCGGCCGCGGCCATGGACGGCATCGCCCTCTTCTTTGGCGATTTGTCAACGGCCAGCGAACGTAACCCGGTTATTCTGGGTCCGGACCGTTTCCTTCGGGTCAATACCGGCAACGCCATTGCCGACCGCTTCAACGCGGTGGTGATGAGCGAGGACATCCACTGGCTGGACGACGGCCGGGTCGAACTCACCAGCCCGGCCACCCCCTGGCAACATGTCCGGACGGTTGGCGAGGACATCGTCGCCACCGAACTGATCATTCCCGAAGGGCAAGCAATCCGCCCCATCGACATCGGCGCCATGCTCGCTGCCGGCGTCGTCGAGGTGGCGGTCCGCCGGCCACCTCGGGTGATCGTCATCCCCACCGGCTCCGAATTGATCGATCCCGGCCAACCGGTGCAACCGGGCCAGATCATCGAGTTCAATTCGCGGGTTCTCAGCGGTTATCTCAGTGAATGGGGCGCCCATACAGCGGTCCATCCGCCGGTGCCCGACGACCCCGAATTACTGCTCAGAGCCCTCCGGGCGGCGGTCGAACAGGCCGACGTGGTGATCACCAACGCCGGGGCCTCAGCCGGCAGCAAGGACTTTTCCAACCACGTGATCGGCTCTATGGGCTCCGTCATCGTGCACGGCGTCGCCATCAAACCGGGCAAGCCGGTCATCCTGGCGACCGCCGGCGAGACGCCGGTCATCGGCCTGCCCGGGTATCCCATCTCGGCGCTGCTGACGCTGCGGCTCTTCGTCCGTGATATGATCTATGGTTTTCTCGGCAGGGAAACGCCGGCGCCTCGAAATACCGAGGCCATCATGTCGCGGCCGATGCCTTCACCGATGGGGGTGGACGAATTTGTCCGCGTCACCCTTGGGCGGGTCGGCGACAACCTCATTGCCACTCCGTCCGGCAAGGGTGCCGGTTCCGTCATGTCCATGGTCAGAGCCGACGGGATGATCACCATCGGTGCCGGCAGCGAAGGTATCGGTGCCGGCGAACGCGTCCAAGTGGAGTTGCTGCGCCGCCGGAGTGAAGTGGACGCCACCCTGGTCATGATCGGCAGCCACGACAACATCCTCGATCTGCTGGCCAACCATCTGCACCGCCTCCACCCGCCGATCCGCCTTTCTTCGGCCCATGTTGGTTCGATGGGCGGGATCATGGCGATCAAGCGGGGCGAGGCCCATCTGGCCGGTTCACACTTGCTAGATGAACAGACCGGAGAATACAATATCAGTTTTATCAAACGATTTCTGCCCAACCTGCCGCTGCGGTTGATCAACCTCTGTTATCGCCAGCAAGGCCTGCTGGTGGCCAAAGGCAATCCGAAGCAGATCAGCAGCCTGGCCGATATCGCCGAGCGGGGCCTACGCTTCATCAACCGGCAGAAAGGCGCCGGGACCCGACTGTTGACCGATTCCATGCTGCGCGCCACCGGCCTTGACGCCGACCGGTTAAACGGCTATAATCATGAAGAATATACCCACATGAACATAGCCGCGGCGGTGGCCAGCGGCAGCGCCGATGCCGGTATGGGGATCAGGGCTGCAGCGGTGGCGCTCGACGTGGACTTTGTGCCGTTGGTGGAAGAGCGCTACGACCTCATCGTACCTGAGTCGTTTATGCACGACCCGCGCGTTGGCGCAGCACTCGATCTGATCACCGCAGATGCGGAATGTCGCAACAAGATTATCGGCCTTGGAGGCTATAGCCTCCGGGATGCCGGAACTATCATGTACCAGCAATAA